Part of the Paroedura picta isolate Pp20150507F chromosome 3, Ppicta_v3.0, whole genome shotgun sequence genome is shown below.
GAGATAAGCAGGTGTAGCTGCTAATTGTTAATTTGCTGCAGCTTATCACAATTTGTGGAGGCTACTTGGTTTAAAAGCTGAGTGCAGCAGTAAATAAGATAAAATGAAACATGTTTAAAGcaatattcttttattcttaaaaGCACTTAACTAGGAGGTTACTTGCGGAGCGCGTCTCTGCCGCGTCTGCCTCCCTCTGcgtattgtacttttatatgctattaaaggcttgttgttgttgtatatatatatatactcgtCCACTATGAAGACACTTCAGACTCTGCTACTTGAAAGGAAGAAGGTGGAATATCCTGCACCTTGTGAAAGCTGGGATATTACCCCAAGGGAAGGGATAGGCTATCCCATCTTTAACAAAACTCGCCTGCTTCCCACGAAAGCCCTGAATTCTGGGCAAATGACCCTTGGGGAAAGGTGGGAGTTAAGTTCATAAATATAGTCTTGCAGgatgaaggaagcagaaaaaaattaacaaagtGAGGAGGCAGTTGGCATCTACAACACAAAAAATTGTGTGTGCATGGGTGTGAAGAAGAATAGCTTGTTGGGTATTGTGACTCTGCATTtaagaggatctgggagggaaagggttaagggcATCCTCTCCCTCTGGTCTGCTCAGCAGTGGCCTCCAACCCTCCCTCATGGGTTAGATTAGAAGACATCCAGCTTCCCTGGCCCTTGTTTGCCTCCTGTGCTTCATCTTTCCCTTTCCGGGGCTTGAGGCTGTAGAAGGTTGACTGTGACTACCTTATCCTGTTCCAATGAAATATGAAGAAAACCACGCCCATCCTTTTTCGTATGGGTGGGAAATATGGGGCTTCCTCTTGTTTTTGTGAAAGAAGACTAAATTGGGTGGTGTCAAGTCACCCAGTAAGCAGCCTCTATGGGTGAAGAAGTCTTTATTAAGGCAGCACATGGATTGAGGTCTAGCTAGAAGTTGGCTTTTGCCATAGCCCCCTGCACTATATGGTCTACCCAGAGCTCTCTGCCCACCACTGTTTCCCCCACATCCCAGGCTTATAAAATTGTAAGTCACAAAAGATTCCTCCCTCAGGTGTGCCAACCCAAGGCCTAGAGATAAGCTCGAGCCTCCTGGAGATTATTTGATATTTTAGAGTGCCTCTTCCCCAGCAGTATAACAAAGCAGGCCCTGAAAAGGAGACTGCAAAGACATGACATCTGAAAGGAACAGGCTCCCCATTTGCTCTAGTCTAGATGTGAAAGGTCTTCGAATTTTTGCTTTTGTCTCCTTGCCTGTACCCTCACAGAAGCTGTAGagatgcatgatgggagaattCCAGGGTCTTTGGGCTTTGACCAGGAGGGACTGTTTTTTGGGTTAGAGAAGGAGCCCCTCTCTTTATGTTTATAAGTCAgtcagaaaatgtaaaataatctcttcttctttgttttgaaTGTCAAAAAGGATTTTCAACCAGGGTCTGtggccacttccattgttccccATCCTGAGTtccctcatggtttctgcacctggggtGGGTGGAGCTTGCACACtcactcctgccttaaaccacatcatgtctctcccccccccccccccccagtcttccttAAGCCTGCCTATTAACATGGGTgtagatgtcacttccagggggtgtagCAGAGAAGCATGGCCAGTggacatcacttctagggctcCTTGAAACTTGAAAAAGTATTtcgggggctcctccatggtcaaaaggttaaaaaagatTGGTATAATTACTGATCTGATACAATCCATATCTTTTTGTTGTAATAATTTTGGTGGTGCAAAAAAATACAGCCTATTCTAAAATGCAAAAACTCTTTTTTTCTCAGAATACAGACATCTAAAActgaagaaaggttggtttaCGATACCTTTCTTAAGCCAAACTATACATATTGGCTGAATTGATCTGTGTTGAAGTGGTATGAGAGCTATCCAGCTCTTGAACTATAACTGTGTTCAGTACTCCTACCAATCCACTTCTCTCCACACCTCGACATCATCAGTCATTTGCTGACAGACAATTTTCTGCTTCTCAATAAGTCCCTAAAAATATCCCAATGGAAAATAATACTCATTGAcctgtcctttttttaaaatgttcatttccCACCTAAGATCCAACCTTTTTCCCGCTCATTCTCCCTCTGCTGTCCTTTTTATAGGCCTCACAAAGGTACcgtttctgcctgccaagccacATAAACAGCATCCAAGATGGCCACGTCATCCTCACCCGTGTCACCCTCATCTTTAGCAAGCATGAAACAGGAAGCCTGCTGCCCTATCTGCTTGGAGTTCCTGAAAGAGCCGGTGACCTTGGACTGTGGGCACAATTTCTGTCGGGGCTGCATCGCTGACTACTGTGACATATGGGAGGGACTTGGAGACTTGGAGTGTCCTGTCTGCAAAGCAGAGATCCAGAAAGGGAATTTCCGCTCCAACTGGCAGCTGGCAGCCTTAgtagaaaaaataaaacaaaatctatTGCCTGCATCACAACCAAGAGAACAAGATCTGTGTTCAAGACACGAGCATGAACTCAGTTTCTTCTGCAAGGAGGATGAAAAGCTCCTGTGTCAAATGTGTAAGGAATCCCCAGAACACAGAGGTCACTCTTTGCTGAACCTGGAAGAAGCGGCTCACCTGTATAAGGTAGGCAGTAAGGGCCGACCGAAATTATACAACGGGCATGAGGTGGGACTTGGGTGCCTGACCAGCTCAAAAGGAATTAACACAGAGTCAACAGATTTTTTAAGATTGCCACATCCCACATTTAAAAGTCTCAAGCCCATAACAGGAGGATGGCAACCCAAAAAAGGCACAATGGTAATTAGTAGgcctacactccccccccccccaattttccctTTTTAAACCAACAACATGTGCACTTCCTAGGAATATTAATCAGCATCCACTCCAAAACAGGAGAAAATTAAATGttcattctttatttttataaaaaggttatctaggacagtggtccccaactttgtttatcaccggggaccagtcaacgcttgacaattttactgaggcacccCTGACTTCCGGTCACCCGCtggtgggtgctgccagcagcagctgcgcagtgccacactgagggggagcaccagccatggtggccgccggagagcaccaaaggtgagctggcggcgaatggcagggcagccccccaggcagcagccagggaggaggacgaggaggaggtgcggcccagtaccgactgatctacggaccggtgccagtccccggaccggaggctggggaccactgctccacgaCCACACACAGGCCCCCCTCCCAACAACACTATTTTGGAAGCATGAAGCTTGCTATGACTGCTttcatttaaatcagtggtccccaacctgcgggccgcggcccggaaggccatggcgccgggccacggctccctctccctgccccctccgcagtaaaaaacttcccaggccacaagcttgcggcccgggaagcttcttactgtgggggggggagaggaaatcagggccgcgcccgcgcattgcgcatgtgcggccgggctgcgcatgcgctatttcggccacgcatggcacatgtgcggcctggctgcgcatgcacaatgcgcgggcgtggccacgcatgcacagcatgtgTGGGTGGGTAgttgctctgccggtccccagcctcaaaaaggttggggaccactgatttaaatgacGCCTGTTGTTGGAAAGGCCGGGGAAACCTGGGAAGGTACACTGCAGAggtggaaaaagtacagaggaggccAACTGAGACGATAAGGGTCTTGGAGCACCTTCCTGATGAGGAAAGGCTCTCGAGGGTGTCCAGTGCAGCTGATTGACTGAAGCGTTACTGAAAGAGGCAGTCTCCTGTCAGTTGGCGGAATCAGTGTTTACGAGAACTCTCAAATAAACAGGCAGAAGTTCAAGCTGGAAGAATATTTATCAAAAAGGAATAGAAGGATAAAACACATGTACAAACACATCAGCTACTAAGAGAAAAACAGGGGAAGGAAATCACCAGACCTTGTAGAGGTTCATGGAAGTAGCAGATAAACAACTAGCATGTCATAATTAAATGCTAGTTTAACCTTCCCCATAGCATCAGGCCTGGGGCAAATTACACATGTGGAAAAAGTTCAGAGTCACAGAAGCTTGGATGACCTCTGAAAGGCACTGcaggggaggtgtgtgtgtgtggggggatgcaTACAGTGCGCTGTTCTTGTTCTGTGATGGTTTTGACCTATATTTACTGTACAATTACCTTCAGAAGAGGAAGTAATTGAGaacttttgctttcttttttaggACCAGATCGCTTGTGACCTAGAGGCACTGAGAAACGAGAGAAAGGAAATTCTGGCATCTAAAGCAGACACAGAACTGGAATGCCAAAACATGCTTGTAAGTGTCacaatatttctgttaaggccttggaggaggagcatgtctcatggcttctAATAAATATCTGTGTGCGCACCCCTACTTGTGGTTTTAGCAGTTTCTGCCTTAGAGTGTGCTGAGAGGCAGTCTATTTGCTGAAAGGGGACACAAACCATGGCCTGGTTTCCAACAGAGTGTCGAGGCCCTCCTAATTGTGGTAAACAGAAGGTGGAAAAGAATATTGCTGCGGCTTCATCCTTCCTAGGGCTTTTGGGTGCAGCTAAAAGTTTTACATTCTCAATGTGTTTAAGAGTCTCGAAAAATCTGTGTGCAGTTTTGAACAAGCAAGCATTTTACCTTTTTCTTCTTAAGAGGCTTCATTATAAATTCATGAGCAAAGTGAATTTTGTATTGTTACATCACACTGATCTCCAGCTGAGGGAAGACATTGTGTGTGTctgattgtgtatgtgtgtgatgaAAAACAAAGCAGCCCTCTAGGTGTCTCACCTCCCCATCCTAACAGGGAAAATGGCCAGGGGGTAAAATAAGGGGGAGGGAATAAAAAAACAAGAAACTCCCAGATGCTCCAAAAGTGGAATCTCAAATAACAGTAGGATTGCAAGCCCCCCTCTTCTCTTGGACCCCGAtggcttctctctccctttcctcttcagaACTTATTCCCCAGGACCCCTCCTACAGCTCCCTCGCACAGGTCAAATACCTCCTGCCCCCAACAAACACCTAGGATTACACCTGACAGCatccagtatatatatatatattacagttttAGATCATGAAGGGGGAGGAGTGCAACAAATCCTGTTTCCTCTTTTGGGCACCAGGCAGTCCAGTCAATCAGAAAAGACCGACATTGCCAGAAGCACCAGGAGCCGCTGAAGCTTTTCTGCAAGAACGATGAAGCCCTCCTCTGTGTGGTCTGCGACCGATCCAAGGAGCACCGAGGTCACGAAACGCTTCCTCTCGAGGAGGCCTCCCAAGAGTACAAGGTAGGAAATCTACATGGTGGAAGAGCCCTGgatccttcccttctctctggtCTCTTGTCAGGGAAACGCCCTCCAGTTTCCTCTTTAGCCTTTGGGGGGAAACTGAGGATTGGAACCCCCTcttttctgcctccctccctgtgttGTGGTCCCCTTGAAATTGCTTCCAGTCTCCTTGCCAAGGCCAATATGGGGTGATTTGGGGAGATGGACTCACTTCACGCCTAAACGTTCCTGTGCCAGCAGACTTCCGGTTTCCGGATCCACCAGGGTTAAAACTCCCCCCGTGCATACACAGAGAGCCCTTTTCTGATTTCAGTTGTTGTCCTTGAGTTTACGAGGACGTTGTGGTCTTTCTGCTCAACTTCTTGATTTTCCTTGGGTCTGATGTAATTTTTTTCTCAAACCTGTTTTGGATCACTCTTTCCAGATGGTATCAAAAGAGTTGTTTTTGGGAAAGGGTGGAACTGAAAGTATCGAATTCCAGAACCAACCTTCACCTATCAGCTTTTTGCAGTTTCATTTGAAAGCTGTCATTACTGGGCACATTGCTGGAATGTTAACACAATATAGGGATCCAGTGGCTGCAAATAGCAGTTTTTGATGCAAAGAATCCACCTTGTGGCAGGGGAGTGTAATGTTTGGCACCGAGTATATCTCCCTGTTGAAGCAGCATCTGCACTGGGAACATCCTTACAGTTGTCAGGGGTCTCAGAAGAGAATGGGGCCCATTCCCAAGAGGAAGCTAACTGTGTTTAGCATTTGGCAAATGTGGTTAACTATCCCGTTCCCAACATCTGCAAGTTATATCCTGTTTGGACCCCTTGTGATAGTTTTACTTTTCATCTGTTTTATAGTAGCCTTTTATAAAGAGTCCAATCTCCATTTCGggtctctccccccaggaccagtTACGCAACGGCCTGGAGATTCTGAAGAAGGAGACAAGAAAAATTCTGGAATATAAAGGAGAGTTCGAGAAGGAAAGCCAAGAAGTGCTTGTAAGTGTACCTTTGGCTGGGGAATGAAGAGAGTCCAGAACTGGGACTGGAGGAAACAACAGAGTCCACTCCAGAAGGGTCAGCCCAGGTgggctctttctctttccctgccaGATGTTGCTGTGATCTCTGTGAAAGGCCAAAGTGCCCTTCTGGTGAAGTCCCTCTTCCTTTCAGAGACCAGCTGTGTTCCTGACCTCAGCCTGCCTTTCTTCTTTTCCCATCTCAGGAGCAAACCACAGCAGCGAAGCAAGACACAGCAGCCAAATTCAGGCAACTGCACCTGTTTCTGGAGGAACAAGAGAAACATCTTGTGGCCCAGGTGGAAGAGGTGGAGAAGGCGATAGCCAAGGAAAGGGACCAGCACCTGGCCGAACTCTCTGAGTCCCTCTCTGCTCTGGAAAGCCTCATCCGGGAGGTGGAAGAGAAGTGCCAGCAGTCACCCAGTGAAATCCTGCAGGTGAGGGGGTGGCAGGAACAGGGGGAGAAGGCTGAAGGCTGAAGGGGACGCCCCATCCTGTTCCT
Proteins encoded:
- the LOC143834281 gene encoding E3 ubiquitin-protein ligase TRIM7-like, coding for MATSSSPVSPSSLASMKQEACCPICLEFLKEPVTLDCGHNFCRGCIADYCDIWEGLGDLECPVCKAEIQKGNFRSNWQLAALVEKIKQNLLPASQPREQDLCSRHEHELSFFCKEDEKLLCQMCKESPEHRGHSLLNLEEAAHLYKDQIACDLEALRNERKEILASKADTELECQNMLAVQSIRKDRHCQKHQEPLKLFCKNDEALLCVVCDRSKEHRGHETLPLEEASQEYKDQLRNGLEILKKETRKILEYKGEFEKESQEVLEQTTAAKQDTAAKFRQLHLFLEEQEKHLVAQVEEVEKAIAKERDQHLAELSESLSALESLIREVEEKCQQSPSEILQDVRNTLQRYEQYERFTYPVTSCLALKWRIWDFCDINHLLEGALKQLKDTLDSELPLQKANVTLDPDTAHPILILSEDLKSVTAGKKAQALPNNPERFDCRGVILGREGFSGGRHFWEVLLGNEEEWSLGVARKSVERKGPFHTSPKKGVWAVGKWGDRYWAYEDLYRGLTSRGELKRIRVCLNYAADRVAFFDADRGDLLYEFSGAASSGETLLPFFWVMFHIPLTIAF